From the Brassica napus cultivar Da-Ae chromosome A8, Da-Ae, whole genome shotgun sequence genome, one window contains:
- the LOC106359873 gene encoding protein SMALL AUXIN UP-REGULATED RNA 10, protein MALKKSNKVAASQAASLKKILKRCSSLGKKNQSNCYFNDVPKGHFPVYVGQQRSRYVVPISWLDHPEFQTLLQLAEEEFGFEHDMGLTIPCDEVVFQSLISMFR, encoded by the coding sequence ATGGCGTTAAAGAAGTCTAACAAAGTGGCAGCGTCTCAAGCAGCATCTCTAAAGAAAATCTTGAAGAGATGCTCAAGTCTTGGAAAGAAGAATCAAAGTAACTGCTACTTCAACGACGTGCCAAAGGGTCACTTCCCGGTCTACGTTGGTCAGCAACGTAGTCGCTACGTGGTCCCAATCTCATGGCTAGATCATCCTGAGTTTCAGACACTCCTCCAACTGGCTGAGGAAGAGTTTGGATTCGAGCACGACATGGGTCTCACTATCCCTTGTGACGAAGTTGTCTTTCAATCACTCATCTCCATGTTCAGATAG
- the LOC106359872 gene encoding chaperone protein dnaJ 11, chloroplastic-like — protein sequence MFSSSPTSFAHTLLSSPPLSPVSPPSRTTKISPLLASASCSYTCAEDSPRLHQLQRRLTTATASLYEILEVPHGASPQDIKSAYRRLARICHPDVAGTDRTSSSSSGDEFMKIHAAYCTLSDPEKRSLYDRRMLRRSRPLTVSTSGMGSYVGRNWETDQCW from the coding sequence atgttttcttcttctccaacttCTTTCGCTCATACACTCCTCTCTTCTCCGCCTCTCTCCCCCGTATCTCCGCCATCTCGCACAACTAAGATCTCGCCTCTTCTCGCCTCCGCCTCGTGCTCCTACACCTGCGCGGAGGACTCTCCCAGACTGCATCAGCTCCAGCGGCGTTTGACGACGGCCACCGCTTCGCTCTACGAGATTCTTGAGGTTCCTCACGGCGCGAGCCCCCAGGACATCAAATCGGCTTACCGGCGACTGGCCAGGATCTGCCATCCCGACGTGGCGGGAACCGATCGGACGAGCTCTTCTTCTTCGGGGGATGAGTTCATGAAGATCCACGCGGCGTACTGTACGCTTTCTGATCCTGAGAAACGCTCTCTTTACGATCGGAGGATGCTTCGGAGGAGCCGACCTTTGACCGTCAGTACCTCCGGGATGGGAAGTTACGTTGGTCGGAACTGGGAAACTGATCAGTGCTGGTAG
- the LOC125577079 gene encoding thaumatin-like protein 1 isoform X2 has translation MGQSQNSLFLFLLLVFIYGVSSTTFTVVNQCSYTVWPGLLSGAGTAPLPTTGFSLNPTETRVIPIPAAWSGRIWGRTLCTQDATTGKFTCVTGDCGSSAVECSGSGAAPPATLAEFTLNGAGGLDFYDVSLVDGYNIPMTIVPQGGVSGNCTTTGCVAELNGPCPAQLKVATTGTEGVACKSACEAFGTPEYCCSGAFGTPDTCKPSEYSLFFKNACPRAYSYAYDDGTSTFTCGGADYVITFCPSPNPRCIVCVNL, from the exons ATGGGTCAATCtcaaaactctctctttctttttctacttcttgTTTTCATCTATGGCGTTTCCTCCACCACTTTCACCGTCGTTAACCAGTGCAGCTACACCGTCTGGCCTGGCCTTCTCTCCGGCGCCGGAACCGCTCCTCTACCCACCACCGGGTTCTCTTTAAACCCGACTGAAACACGCGTCATCCCAATCCCCGCCGCTTGGTCCGGCCGTATTTGGGGCCGTACTCTCTGCACACAAGACGCAACCACCGGAAAATTCACTTGTGTCACCGGAGACTGCGGCTCATCAGCCGTGGAATGCTCAGGTTCCGGCGCCGCACCACCGGCGACGCTCGCTGAATTCACCTTAAACGGAGCCGGTGGTCTCGATTTCTACGACGTCAGTCTCGTCGACGGGTACAACATCCCTATGACGATCGTCCCACAAGGCGGCGTCTCCGGGAACTGCACCACCACTGGCTGCGTTGCGGAGCTCAACGGCCCGTGTCCTGCTCAGCTGAAAGTGGCGACGACGGGGACTGAAGGAGTGGCTTGCAAAAGCGCTTGTGAGGCGTTTGGGACGCCGGAGTATTGCTGTAGCGGCGCGTTTGGAACGCCGGACACGTGTAAGCCAAGCGAGTACTCGCTGTTCTTCAAAAACGCGTGTCCGAGAGCTTATAGTTACGCTTACGACGATGGAACTAGCACTTTCACTTGCGGCGGAGCTGATTACGTCATCACTTTCTGTCCTTCTCCTAACCCAag ATGCATTGTCTGTGTAAATTTGTAG
- the LOC125577079 gene encoding thaumatin-like protein 1 isoform X1 has protein sequence MGQSQNSLFLFLLLVFIYGVSSTTFTVVNQCSYTVWPGLLSGAGTAPLPTTGFSLNPTETRVIPIPAAWSGRIWGRTLCTQDATTGKFTCVTGDCGSSAVECSGSGAAPPATLAEFTLNGAGGLDFYDVSLVDGYNIPMTIVPQGGVSGNCTTTGCVAELNGPCPAQLKVATTGTEGVACKSACEAFGTPEYCCSGAFGTPDTCKPSEYSLFFKNACPRAYSYAYDDGTSTFTCGGADYVITFCPSPNPSVKSATKGGGLETEAVSYSAASPNASPTLSTTVFSIGVLVVAFRAVQRLW, from the exons ATGGGTCAATCtcaaaactctctctttctttttctacttcttgTTTTCATCTATGGCGTTTCCTCCACCACTTTCACCGTCGTTAACCAGTGCAGCTACACCGTCTGGCCTGGCCTTCTCTCCGGCGCCGGAACCGCTCCTCTACCCACCACCGGGTTCTCTTTAAACCCGACTGAAACACGCGTCATCCCAATCCCCGCCGCTTGGTCCGGCCGTATTTGGGGCCGTACTCTCTGCACACAAGACGCAACCACCGGAAAATTCACTTGTGTCACCGGAGACTGCGGCTCATCAGCCGTGGAATGCTCAGGTTCCGGCGCCGCACCACCGGCGACGCTCGCTGAATTCACCTTAAACGGAGCCGGTGGTCTCGATTTCTACGACGTCAGTCTCGTCGACGGGTACAACATCCCTATGACGATCGTCCCACAAGGCGGCGTCTCCGGGAACTGCACCACCACTGGCTGCGTTGCGGAGCTCAACGGCCCGTGTCCTGCTCAGCTGAAAGTGGCGACGACGGGGACTGAAGGAGTGGCTTGCAAAAGCGCTTGTGAGGCGTTTGGGACGCCGGAGTATTGCTGTAGCGGCGCGTTTGGAACGCCGGACACGTGTAAGCCAAGCGAGTACTCGCTGTTCTTCAAAAACGCGTGTCCGAGAGCTTATAGTTACGCTTACGACGATGGAACTAGCACTTTCACTTGCGGCGGAGCTGATTACGTCATCACTTTCTGTCCTTCTCCTAACCCAag TGTGAAGAGTGCAACCAAGGGAGGAGGACTCGAGACCGAAGCCGTAAGCTACTCTGCTGCATCTCCAAACGCGTCCCCAACTCTCTCTACTACGGTGTTTTCGATTGGTGTTTTGGTTGTCGCGTTTAGGGCGGTTCAACGCCTTTGGTGA
- the LOC111197986 gene encoding protein FD-like: MFSSAKHQRNHRVSAPNKNKILNKVPSISSSSSPSHSQVTMEEVWKDINLASIHHLNHHSQHPQHNHEPRFRSHNQNPNSIFQDFLNRPLNQEPTIPTSLSGDTTTVTALFSSSPLAPPATVLSLNSSACFEFLDNQDPLVTPNSNLHSHNHLTNVCALDTPFEALVTSTSFGKKRGQESNEGSGNRRHKRMIKNRESAARSRARKQAYTNELELKLAHLKAENARLKRQQDQLKMVAANQQPKKNTLQRSSTAPF; encoded by the exons ATGTTTTCATCAGCAAAGCATCAAAGAAACCACAGAGTCTCTGCTCCAAACAAGAACAAGATTCTCAACAAAGTTCCTTCCATttcatcctcatcatctccttcACACTCTCAAGTCACCATGGAAGAAGTTTGGAAAGACATAAACCTTGCTTCCATTCACCACCTTAACCACCACAGCCAACATCCACAACACAACCATGAGCCAAGGTTCAGGAGCCATAACCAAAACCCTAACTCCATCTTCCAAGATTTTCTCAACAGACCTTTAAACCAGGAACCAACCATACCCACAAGCCTCAGTGGCGATACCACCACCGTCACTGCTCTCTTCAGCAGCTCTCCTTTGGCACCTCCTGCAACTGTTCTGAGCTTGAATTCCAGTGCCTGCTTCGAGTTTCTTGATAACCAAGATCCTCTTGTTACCCCTAACTCCAATCTGCATAGCCACAATCACCTCACAAACGTTTGTGCATTGGACACCCCTTTTGAGGCTCTGGTTACATCCACTTCTTTTGGTAAGAAAAGAGGCCAAGAGTCTAATGAAGGTTCAGGGAATAGAAGACATAAGCGTATGATCAAGAACAGAGAATCTGCGGCTCGTTCCAGAGCTAGGAAACAG GCTTATACAAACGAGTTAGAGCTTAAACTTGCTCACCTGAAAGCAGAAAATGCAAGACTCAAGAGACAACAAGATCAG ttAAAAATGGTGGCAGCAAATCAGCAACCCAAAAAGAACACACTTCAAAGGTCGTCCACAGCTCCATTTTGA